Proteins found in one Paenibacillus sp. FSL R10-2782 genomic segment:
- a CDS encoding GNAT family N-acetyltransferase, which translates to MEYHRITHIEDPLFASMHQLMQEVFPPEEVLEYSLWKEPLEDPGIRVFVAVQDQKVVGATEYRYYEDFNVAMTDFTIIGQPGLGIGRFLWKHRQADLHSLAQASGQRLQGMFAEIYDPYRGNDHIFGGVKPMDPYVRREVLSHLGYKRLDLDYVHPSWNNDGVAVEGLNLGFMPEDDSVNEVSAALVAAFLRRYYTVLSNKPAVWNEMVEGLEAQSMIALLPL; encoded by the coding sequence ATGGAATATCATCGTATTACCCATATAGAAGACCCGCTATTTGCGAGCATGCATCAGTTAATGCAGGAGGTATTCCCACCGGAGGAAGTGCTGGAGTATAGTCTGTGGAAAGAACCGTTGGAAGACCCGGGCATCCGTGTCTTTGTCGCCGTACAGGATCAAAAGGTGGTCGGTGCAACCGAATATCGCTACTACGAGGATTTTAATGTAGCCATGACGGACTTTACGATCATTGGACAGCCAGGGCTCGGTATTGGTCGTTTCCTTTGGAAGCATCGTCAGGCTGATTTGCATTCGCTTGCTCAGGCCAGCGGACAGCGGTTGCAGGGGATGTTTGCGGAAATTTATGATCCTTATCGTGGCAATGATCATATCTTTGGCGGCGTCAAGCCGATGGACCCGTATGTACGGCGTGAGGTACTATCTCATCTGGGCTACAAACGACTGGATCTGGACTATGTACATCCATCCTGGAATAACGATGGCGTCGCTGTAGAAGGGCTGAATTTGGGCTTTATGCCCGAGGATGACAGCGTAAACGAGGTGAGCGCAGCGTTAGTGGCTGCCTTCCTGCGCCGCTACTACACGGTGTTGTCGAATAAGCCTGCGGTATGGAATGAAATGGTCGAGGGGTTGGAAGCCCAATCAATGATCGCGCTGTTGCCCTTGTAA
- a CDS encoding (Fe-S)-binding protein, translated as MVESVPDMREIIAAEMKTYVSEDKGNVCEELQSPYYEEPIIQFAGANDPLFEEYKRVVGPDHATPQEAFEHSFGMGSFDGGTVISVVLPISETIRKANRAQKDRASKEWALLRTFGDEYFVQSARRHLTGYLTDLGYRAVAPLDTDWYSIYGAAGGPVSNWSERHIAYAAGLGTFSINDGFITEKGIAIRLLSVVTDLQVPPDSRTSTGHTGNCLLCSKGTCGVCITRCPVQAISKDGGHDKIACMKFVYGQASRDFAVLNGGEAESGAGCGLCQTKVPCESRNPMRTAR; from the coding sequence ATGGTTGAATCCGTACCTGATATGAGAGAAATCATCGCAGCCGAGATGAAGACCTATGTGAGCGAAGACAAGGGCAATGTTTGTGAAGAACTACAGAGTCCTTATTACGAGGAGCCGATTATTCAATTTGCCGGGGCCAATGATCCTTTGTTTGAGGAGTACAAAAGAGTGGTGGGACCCGACCACGCCACGCCGCAGGAAGCATTTGAACATTCCTTCGGAATGGGGAGTTTTGATGGAGGCACCGTTATCAGCGTTGTGCTGCCGATCAGCGAGACGATCCGCAAGGCTAATCGCGCACAAAAAGATAGAGCCTCCAAAGAATGGGCGCTGCTGCGGACCTTCGGCGATGAATATTTTGTACAGTCTGCAAGGAGGCATTTGACGGGATATTTAACAGACCTTGGTTACCGTGCGGTTGCGCCGCTGGATACGGATTGGTACAGCATTTATGGTGCCGCAGGAGGGCCTGTCTCCAATTGGTCGGAGCGCCACATTGCATATGCTGCGGGTCTTGGCACCTTCAGTATTAATGACGGCTTCATCACCGAAAAAGGAATTGCCATCCGCCTGCTGTCCGTGGTGACCGATCTCCAAGTGCCGCCTGATTCCAGAACGTCAACAGGCCATACCGGAAACTGCCTGCTGTGCAGCAAGGGCACCTGCGGTGTGTGCATTACCCGCTGCCCTGTGCAGGCGATCAGCAAGGACGGCGGACATGACAAAATCGCCTGCATGAAATTTGTGTATGGCCAGGCATCGCGGGACTTTGCGGTGCTAAACGGCGGTGAAGCCGAATCGGGCGCCGGCTGCGGACTGTGCCAGACCAAGGTGCCCTGTGAAAGCAGGAATCCGATGCGAACCGCCCGGTGA
- a CDS encoding HAMP domain-containing sensor histidine kinase, producing MRLVPKAVTALLAVIVILLSIGLPAYAAKTTPEMEYRIPSWDMRWGVEGEDGSLDEVRDPSKVWMHINDDSQLLKQPRNTGSAWIRIRLPALNDETPAVLFENIYGRHITLYKDGINFYESYRGYNYENNRILIPLKPEDSGKTLYIWTESSKNRLGITGNVMTGDYRYLLGTLVRMDVLDIVLGSTFIFIALVLLICSFFLFRPSMAMWLSLSAIVLSIGLMIVTYSPFLYTFYRSYGKLYLQLFDVGLFILLPSLAYFFEQNINSIILIRKFRKVLTFYSLFCFTMMIVNLGVQERLNDVYYFFSVIILCVLLVALLVLLVFASIRMALKGDHEAIILSIGFAFFAVISIGELTWFFIRDGHYNMILWKWGVFGFVLALIAILGRRLAEKHKQVVRYSRELEMFNNELQRSEKMEIISDLAASVAHEVRNPLQVTRGFLQLMSKQEDGKNKDYLHIALEELDRASGIITDFLTFAKPEFEQTTTLSILDEFKHIEGIISPMANLQGGKISLDIPQEIKVRGNSSKFKQAFINIIKNSIEALRDQGHIHIWAYVENGEAVIHIRDNGEGMDAQTLSRLGEPYFSNKTKGTGLGMMVTFRIIETMNGKISFTSAKGVGTEATIRFPVAG from the coding sequence ATGAGGCTTGTGCCCAAAGCTGTCACCGCCCTGCTGGCGGTCATTGTAATACTGTTGTCGATAGGTTTACCCGCCTATGCGGCCAAAACGACCCCTGAAATGGAATATCGGATACCCTCCTGGGATATGAGATGGGGAGTGGAAGGGGAGGATGGATCACTTGATGAGGTGCGGGACCCAAGCAAAGTTTGGATGCATATTAATGATGATTCACAGTTGCTCAAGCAGCCGCGGAACACTGGCTCTGCCTGGATTCGTATTCGGCTTCCAGCGTTGAATGATGAAACGCCAGCAGTGCTTTTTGAAAATATTTATGGTAGACATATTACGCTGTATAAGGACGGTATCAATTTTTATGAGTCCTATCGCGGGTACAATTATGAAAATAATCGTATTCTGATCCCGCTTAAACCGGAAGACAGCGGTAAAACATTATACATATGGACGGAAAGCAGCAAGAACAGACTGGGCATTACCGGAAATGTGATGACTGGCGATTATCGTTATTTGCTGGGAACCTTGGTCAGAATGGATGTTCTGGATATCGTACTGGGCAGCACCTTTATATTTATAGCTCTGGTGCTGCTGATCTGCTCATTTTTTCTGTTCCGTCCAAGCATGGCAATGTGGCTGTCCCTAAGCGCAATCGTGCTGTCTATTGGTCTGATGATCGTGACGTATTCACCCTTCCTGTATACGTTCTATCGCAGCTACGGCAAGCTCTATTTACAACTTTTTGATGTAGGGTTATTTATTCTGCTGCCCTCATTAGCTTACTTTTTTGAACAAAATATCAATTCAATCATACTGATTCGCAAATTTAGAAAAGTGCTGACATTTTACTCCTTGTTCTGCTTTACAATGATGATTGTGAATTTAGGGGTACAGGAGCGGTTAAACGATGTATATTATTTTTTTAGTGTAATTATCCTGTGTGTTTTACTCGTGGCATTACTTGTGTTGCTGGTATTTGCTTCGATTCGCATGGCGCTTAAGGGAGATCACGAAGCGATCATTTTATCGATAGGCTTTGCATTTTTCGCTGTCATTTCCATCGGTGAACTGACCTGGTTCTTCATCAGAGACGGACACTACAATATGATTCTGTGGAAATGGGGCGTGTTCGGCTTTGTTCTGGCACTGATTGCGATTCTGGGCAGAAGACTGGCAGAGAAGCATAAGCAGGTGGTTCGGTATTCCAGAGAGCTAGAGATGTTCAATAATGAGCTTCAGCGTTCGGAGAAAATGGAGATTATTAGCGATCTGGCTGCATCTGTAGCTCATGAAGTACGCAATCCGCTTCAGGTTACTCGTGGTTTTCTCCAGTTGATGAGCAAGCAGGAGGATGGAAAAAACAAAGACTATCTGCATATCGCGCTGGAAGAGCTGGATCGTGCCTCGGGGATTATCACCGATTTTCTGACATTTGCCAAGCCTGAATTTGAGCAGACCACAACGTTGTCCATCCTGGATGAATTTAAGCATATTGAAGGAATCATCAGTCCGATGGCTAATTTGCAAGGCGGCAAAATTTCTTTGGATATTCCCCAGGAAATCAAAGTTCGCGGGAATTCCTCCAAGTTCAAGCAGGCATTCATCAACATTATTAAAAACAGCATTGAAGCGTTGCGAGATCAGGGTCATATTCATATATGGGCTTATGTGGAAAACGGAGAAGCTGTTATTCATATTCGGGATAATGGCGAAGGGATGGATGCGCAGACCTTGTCGAGACTGGGTGAGCCTTACTTTTCCAATAAGACCAAAGGCACAGGGTTGGGCATGATGGTGACCTTCCGGATTATTGAAACGATGAACGGAAAAATTTCTTTTACAAGTGCAAAAGGGGTGGGAACAGAAGCGACCATCCGCTTCCCCGTAGCCGGATAA
- a CDS encoding NHLP leader peptide family RiPP precursor, with the protein MATEVLQTQVIQKAWEDASFREKLMTDPKSAIRDVLGVVIPDHIQIKTLEETPDQFYLVIPPDPSGVLASSQKPRSMW; encoded by the coding sequence ATGGCTACTGAAGTTCTTCAAACACAGGTCATTCAAAAAGCGTGGGAGGATGCCAGTTTTAGAGAAAAACTGATGACAGATCCCAAGTCTGCAATCCGTGATGTGTTAGGAGTCGTTATCCCCGATCATATCCAAATCAAAACATTAGAGGAAACACCAGATCAATTTTATCTGGTCATCCCTCCAGACCCTTCCGGTGTGCTCGCTTCATCCCAGAAACCACGCTCCATGTGGTAA
- a CDS encoding L,D-transpeptidase: MGFHILANFPANRDYKGILKVYNDSGTLVFGPVEALGRGSNDEANGGDHTNWKRKNADIPTGVAKCKVYAKGSSEYSYGPYKRVWLNEAVSGNFLIAAQNGRDEIMIHGGDPAPSSSATWYPLRPTYGCIRLSNSNQKALIQILEANGSSGKITISEV; the protein is encoded by the coding sequence ATGGGTTTTCACATTCTTGCTAATTTTCCGGCTAATCGGGATTACAAAGGTATTCTGAAAGTATACAATGACAGCGGTACACTGGTATTTGGCCCTGTCGAAGCTTTGGGGCGCGGGTCAAATGATGAAGCGAACGGTGGCGACCATACCAACTGGAAACGTAAAAATGCAGATATTCCTACTGGTGTAGCTAAATGTAAAGTTTATGCTAAGGGTTCTTCGGAGTATTCTTATGGTCCCTACAAACGTGTATGGCTAAATGAAGCAGTAAGTGGGAATTTCTTAATTGCTGCACAGAACGGTCGAGATGAAATTATGATCCATGGTGGAGATCCTGCTCCAAGCTCTTCCGCTACTTGGTATCCATTACGCCCAACCTATGGCTGTATCCGACTCTCGAATAGCAATCAGAAAGCACTGATTCAAATCTTGGAGGCAAACGGAAGTTCAGGAAAAATTACAATTTCCGAGGTTTAA
- a CDS encoding AbrB/MazE/SpoVT family DNA-binding domain-containing protein, whose product MKNTGMTRSLDTLGRIVIPKEMRTSMGIDVGDPLEFYVDVETGFLSMRKYIGVACNLCSSVESLTYFRASLLCKKCILDLKGNIGVSPIPAPVVKKPFKEKRANRSSSKKLAEQLRRLMSEHPTAKQGDYAKWLGVSQGRISQLKKLL is encoded by the coding sequence TTGAAGAATACAGGTATGACACGTTCCCTTGATACGCTAGGCCGGATTGTTATTCCTAAGGAAATGCGGACCTCTATGGGTATTGATGTTGGCGATCCTTTAGAGTTTTATGTAGATGTTGAAACAGGATTTTTGAGTATGCGGAAGTATATTGGAGTCGCCTGCAACTTGTGCAGTTCGGTTGAGTCTTTAACCTATTTCAGGGCTTCATTATTATGTAAAAAATGCATTCTCGATCTGAAAGGGAACATAGGTGTGAGTCCAATACCTGCTCCTGTTGTTAAGAAACCGTTCAAAGAAAAAAGAGCAAATCGGTCGTCTTCAAAAAAACTGGCTGAACAACTAAGAAGACTCATGAGTGAGCATCCTACAGCCAAGCAAGGCGATTATGCCAAATGGCTTGGCGTGTCACAAGGCCGTATTTCCCAGCTTAAAAAGCTGTTATAG
- a CDS encoding MarR family winged helix-turn-helix transcriptional regulator, which produces MATTRKNKQSSQERSASVCTCINLRRSSMAVTGLYDRYLAPSGLHISQFSLLKHLAALGSASVSELALEMRLDRTTIVRNLKALEHSGYVEDISAEGSRNRCLTLTENGRTVYNDAAELWEEAQRCLQESLGNGELQILTALLSKIENLGL; this is translated from the coding sequence ATGGCAACGACAAGGAAAAACAAGCAATCTTCGCAAGAGCGATCTGCCTCAGTCTGTACCTGCATCAATCTGCGCCGTTCCTCGATGGCTGTTACGGGACTATATGACCGATATCTGGCTCCAAGCGGACTCCATATTAGCCAATTTTCACTGCTCAAGCACTTAGCTGCGCTGGGATCGGCAAGTGTAAGTGAATTGGCGCTGGAGATGCGGCTCGACCGAACCACGATTGTACGTAATTTGAAGGCGCTGGAGCATAGCGGATATGTGGAGGATATATCTGCTGAGGGCAGTCGCAACCGCTGCCTTACTCTGACGGAGAATGGAAGAACGGTATACAACGACGCAGCAGAGCTTTGGGAGGAGGCGCAGCGTTGTTTGCAGGAGTCATTGGGAAATGGGGAGCTGCAGATACTGACCGCACTCTTATCCAAAATTGAAAATTTGGGTTTGTGA